In Magnetospirillum sp. XM-1, a single window of DNA contains:
- a CDS encoding integrase family protein has translation MPKIRLTTTALRNLVPQCTDRIYWDETLPGFGVKVTPNGHRSYVVQYRNSYGVDRRMTLSDVRVLTIEQARTRAKEVLAKVTLGGDPAKDKQDDKKCITINDILDLYMANHIEKKGANTQRSYRAMYKNYVRPFMGTKPWKDVTQDDCQKLLDHVTETSGEGNGNNAVGYLRSAWNWCIPKILPMNSNPTFKVEMNEKKSRDVVIDENEYRELYKSLIAHRAANPQNNPSMYLAIEMIIFTAARKMEVLSMQWDAVKDGYIHVTDKGNSRRRKPKIKQIVITEPVQELLDRIPKNSKWLFARSTSPELHITSVDEVWCDVRKEAGLPHVNIHDLRRSWITFAIDDLKISLETVSKAVGHSSPEVTRIHYNKIARKTKLKANHDIAEGLASAMMGD, from the coding sequence GTGCCTAAAATTCGCCTAACCACCACCGCTCTTCGCAACCTCGTGCCGCAATGCACTGACAGAATCTACTGGGATGAAACTCTGCCGGGGTTTGGCGTCAAGGTCACCCCCAATGGGCACAGGAGCTATGTCGTTCAGTACCGCAACTCGTATGGCGTAGATCGACGCATGACACTTTCAGATGTGCGAGTGCTGACCATTGAGCAAGCTCGAACCAGAGCGAAAGAAGTGCTGGCGAAAGTAACCCTGGGCGGCGATCCCGCTAAAGACAAGCAGGATGACAAAAAGTGCATCACTATAAATGATATACTTGATTTGTACATGGCAAATCATATTGAGAAAAAAGGAGCAAACACGCAGCGTTCATACAGAGCGATGTATAAAAATTATGTGCGTCCATTCATGGGAACTAAGCCATGGAAGGATGTCACCCAAGATGACTGCCAGAAGCTACTCGATCATGTGACGGAGACATCGGGAGAAGGGAATGGCAACAATGCCGTTGGCTACCTTCGATCCGCCTGGAACTGGTGTATCCCAAAAATTCTGCCGATGAACAGCAACCCAACATTTAAAGTTGAGATGAACGAGAAGAAATCAAGAGATGTTGTGATTGATGAAAATGAATATAGAGAGCTATACAAATCCCTAATTGCCCACCGAGCAGCAAACCCTCAAAACAACCCATCAATGTATCTGGCTATCGAAATGATTATTTTCACAGCCGCCCGAAAAATGGAGGTGCTGTCAATGCAGTGGGATGCCGTAAAAGATGGATATATTCATGTGACTGACAAAGGAAATTCACGGCGTCGTAAGCCGAAGATCAAGCAAATCGTGATCACGGAACCCGTTCAGGAACTGCTTGACCGAATCCCGAAAAACTCAAAGTGGCTTTTTGCTCGTTCCACGTCCCCGGAATTACACATCACCTCAGTTGACGAAGTATGGTGTGATGTCCGAAAGGAAGCTGGCTTGCCCCATGTGAACATCCACGATCTTCGCCGATCATGGATTACGTTCGCCATTGATGACTTGAAGATTAGCCTTGAGACGGTCTCGAAGGCAGTTGGGCACTCAAGCCCGGAGGTCACCAGAATCCACTACAACAAGATTGCCCGGAAAACCAAGCTCAAGGCGAATCACGACATTGCAGAGGGATTGGCATCTGCAATGATGGGCGATTAG
- a CDS encoding DUF6516 family protein, whose protein sequence is MKATLIIHTKAVYDDGSIVEMKVWAVPMQVQGSGHGFKYSLFYGRDGRRLVGYDNEAGKGDHRHLDGDETAYSFSTIEQLIEDFKADVRRRRAN, encoded by the coding sequence ATGAAGGCGACCCTTATTATCCACACCAAGGCGGTCTACGACGATGGGTCCATCGTTGAGATGAAAGTCTGGGCAGTGCCGATGCAGGTTCAAGGCAGCGGCCATGGTTTCAAGTACTCGCTGTTCTACGGTCGAGATGGAAGGCGGCTCGTCGGCTACGACAACGAGGCTGGAAAGGGCGATCACCGTCATCTTGATGGCGATGAGACTGCGTACTCATTCTCCACCATTGAGCAGTTGATTGAGGATTTTAAGGCCGATGTCAGACGGCGGAGGGCAAATTGA
- a CDS encoding helix-turn-helix domain-containing protein, whose protein sequence is MNRINVSIGNGHSDPLDDMGKRVIAAWHNAEHGKIGEPELNVTFESMEAFLRHVTPKRLEMVRFLREHPTTSVAELARQLGRDYKNVYEDVDALAAAGLIEKEGRSIRAIADEIVLKL, encoded by the coding sequence TTGAACCGGATCAATGTTTCCATCGGCAACGGGCATAGCGATCCTCTTGATGACATGGGCAAGAGAGTGATCGCGGCATGGCATAACGCCGAACATGGAAAAATCGGTGAACCCGAACTCAACGTGACATTCGAGTCTATGGAGGCTTTTCTCCGTCACGTTACGCCGAAGCGATTGGAAATGGTTCGCTTCCTTCGGGAGCACCCCACGACATCAGTTGCAGAACTCGCCCGGCAACTCGGTCGAGATTATAAAAACGTCTATGAAGATGTGGACGCCCTGGCCGCTGCGGGGTTGATCGAAAAGGAAGGTCGGTCGATCAGGGCGATTGCAGACGAGATAGTCCTGAAGCTTTAG
- a CDS encoding helix-turn-helix domain-containing protein — protein MPPRKSSKPATAPEPAKVAKKAGRSTRGRLDDGSANPIDVHVGARIRLRRTLLGMSQEKLGECLGLTFQQVQKYERGANRVGASRLFDLSRVLDVRVGYFFEEISSTAQAASPVEVIRGNVTKAIDVADDNPMTKRETLELVRAYFSINDPKVRDQVLAMAKALGGAK, from the coding sequence ATGCCGCCACGTAAGAGTTCCAAACCCGCAACCGCCCCCGAGCCTGCCAAGGTCGCCAAGAAGGCTGGTCGGTCCACCAGAGGTCGCTTGGACGACGGCAGTGCCAACCCCATTGATGTCCATGTTGGTGCCCGCATTCGGCTTCGTCGGACCCTGCTTGGCATGAGCCAGGAGAAGCTTGGTGAATGCCTTGGGCTGACCTTCCAGCAGGTCCAGAAATACGAACGTGGGGCCAATCGGGTCGGAGCATCCAGGCTGTTCGACCTATCCCGTGTTCTGGATGTCCGGGTTGGCTACTTTTTTGAGGAAATCTCTTCGACTGCCCAGGCAGCATCGCCGGTCGAGGTGATCCGGGGCAACGTCACCAAGGCAATCGATGTCGCTGACGACAATCCCATGACAAAGCGGGAAACCCTCGAATTGGTACGGGCCTATTTCAGTATCAATGACCCCAAGGTTCGGGATCAGGTTTTGGCGATGGCAAAGGCTCTGGGTGGTGCCAAATAA
- a CDS encoding MucR family transcriptional regulator, which yields MTDDIKALTTKIVAAYLGSNALAATEIPNLIKSVFSTLASADTPASAPSEQQQPAVSVKRSVTPGHIVCLECGDHQKMLKRHLLTGHGLTADEYRAKWSLPRDYPLVAPEYAARRSELAKAAGLGYTRKNRRPKSAT from the coding sequence ATGACCGATGACATCAAGGCTCTGACCACCAAGATCGTTGCCGCCTACCTGGGCAGCAACGCCTTGGCAGCCACGGAAATTCCGAACCTAATCAAGTCCGTTTTTTCGACTTTGGCCAGTGCGGATACCCCTGCTTCAGCACCGTCTGAACAGCAACAACCTGCTGTTTCGGTAAAGAGGTCAGTGACCCCCGGACATATCGTCTGTCTGGAATGCGGTGACCATCAGAAGATGCTCAAGCGGCATCTCCTGACCGGCCACGGACTGACTGCCGACGAGTACCGGGCGAAGTGGTCGCTGCCCAGGGATTACCCCTTGGTCGCACCGGAATATGCTGCACGCCGATCCGAACTCGCTAAAGCGGCGGGCCTTGGCTATACGCGGAAGAATCGTCGGCCCAAATCAGCCACCTGA
- a CDS encoding HU family DNA-binding protein, whose protein sequence is MNKSELINAVADGANMTKADAGNAIDAVFAAITTAMKSGDDVRLVGFGTFSVSARPAREGRNPQTGKPLTIAASKSAKFTAGKTLKDTINDR, encoded by the coding sequence ATGAACAAGTCCGAATTGATTAATGCCGTTGCCGATGGTGCCAACATGACCAAGGCCGACGCGGGCAATGCCATTGACGCTGTTTTTGCCGCCATCACTACCGCCATGAAGTCCGGCGATGATGTGCGTTTGGTCGGCTTCGGAACTTTCTCGGTTTCTGCCCGCCCTGCACGTGAAGGCAGGAATCCGCAAACTGGCAAGCCCCTCACCATCGCGGCCAGTAAGTCTGCCAAATTCACCGCCGGAAAGACCCTCAAGGACACCATCAATGACCGATGA
- a CDS encoding hemerythrin domain-containing protein: MNLGVAEIDAGHRHLFHLLDAVAAAVEARMLEAAQISAGEFLDAALQHLASEESLFDRVAEFHDSSRHLNTHNEARRTFMRLHTAICDNADLSEARTILDGLIPDMIIRLHQEDTALASALKS, translated from the coding sequence ATGAACCTGGGCGTGGCAGAGATAGATGCCGGTCACCGGCACCTATTTCATCTGCTCGATGCCGTTGCGGCTGCTGTTGAAGCTCGGATGCTGGAGGCTGCTCAAATTTCAGCGGGTGAATTTCTGGATGCAGCGTTACAGCACCTTGCCAGCGAAGAAAGTCTGTTCGACCGCGTGGCTGAATTCCATGATTCTTCCCGCCATTTGAACACCCACAATGAAGCTCGCCGAACCTTTATGCGGCTGCATACTGCGATCTGCGATAACGCTGATCTGAGCGAAGCTCGGACTATTCTGGACGGGTTGATTCCCGACATGATCATCCGGCTGCACCAGGAGGACACGGCCTTGGCTTCAGCTTTGAAAAGTTGA
- a CDS encoding LexA family transcriptional regulator encodes MFSQNQNTPLPPGTCQPSSRGFAPSDATAPIYSALVAAGFPSPADDHLEGKLDLHELMVKRPAATFFCRADGDSMTGAGIHSGDLLVVDRSVQPHDGDIVVATLDGGLTVKTLRKTEDGWELASANPDYPSFPVDPDDGVQIWGVVTFAVSSLTKR; translated from the coding sequence ATGTTCTCGCAGAATCAAAATACGCCGCTACCCCCAGGCACATGTCAGCCATCGTCCCGTGGCTTCGCACCATCGGATGCCACGGCCCCCATTTATTCCGCCCTGGTGGCCGCTGGGTTTCCGTCCCCCGCCGACGACCACCTGGAGGGCAAGCTCGATCTCCACGAGTTGATGGTGAAGAGACCGGCGGCCACATTCTTCTGCCGGGCAGATGGCGATTCCATGACCGGTGCAGGTATCCACAGCGGCGATTTGCTGGTGGTGGATCGTTCTGTTCAGCCCCATGACGGCGACATCGTTGTGGCGACCCTTGACGGGGGCCTGACCGTAAAAACATTGCGGAAGACCGAGGATGGTTGGGAATTGGCCTCGGCCAACCCAGACTATCCCAGCTTCCCAGTCGATCCTGATGATGGCGTCCAGATTTGGGGCGTCGTCACCTTCGCAGTGTCGTCCCTGACCAAGCGGTGA
- a CDS encoding Y-family DNA polymerase codes for MAVYALVDCNNFYVSCERVFAPSLEGKPVIVMSNNDGCAVARSAEAKAIGVGMGEPAFKLRHLVDSHGLIMLSSNYALYGDMSERVMSVLATFSPGAEVYSIDECFLDLDGMPVDNLTAWSQQVRATVRRWTGIPVSVGIGTTKTLAKLANRLAKKSKKANGVLDLSRDARWIEAALKQTPVGDVWGIGRQYAAHCGVNGIRTAYDLTLQSDGWIKKTMGAVGLRTVMELRGTPVHTLDTAPSDKHTTCCSRSFGESVTEFQQVHDAVLTFASRAAEKIRGDGLVAGAVQVFAYTDRFRPDQPQFSLNAMIRLSPPTSSTPHIIGAALKGLKSAWRDGYAYKKAGVIMLDLVRPEDIPRDLFSPPPESGARPTALMAAVDGINGKMGKGAVGFGLVPDDAPWKMRCSNRTPSFTTSWDDIPVVKA; via the coding sequence ATGGCGGTCTACGCCCTTGTGGACTGCAACAATTTTTACGTCTCCTGCGAGAGGGTTTTCGCCCCATCGCTTGAAGGCAAGCCGGTCATCGTCATGTCGAACAACGATGGTTGTGCCGTGGCCCGTTCCGCCGAAGCCAAGGCCATTGGAGTCGGTATGGGCGAACCCGCCTTCAAATTGCGGCATTTGGTCGATAGCCATGGCTTGATCATGTTGTCCTCGAACTACGCCCTGTACGGCGACATGTCGGAACGGGTCATGTCGGTGCTGGCGACGTTCTCACCGGGGGCCGAGGTCTATTCCATCGACGAATGCTTCCTTGATTTGGATGGTATGCCGGTGGACAACCTAACTGCGTGGTCCCAGCAGGTGCGGGCCACGGTGAGACGTTGGACCGGCATTCCGGTGTCGGTCGGGATCGGCACCACCAAGACCTTGGCGAAACTGGCCAACAGACTCGCAAAGAAATCCAAGAAGGCGAATGGCGTGCTCGATCTGAGCCGTGATGCCCGATGGATAGAGGCCGCCCTCAAGCAGACCCCGGTCGGCGATGTCTGGGGAATTGGCCGCCAGTATGCCGCCCATTGTGGCGTGAATGGCATTCGCACCGCCTATGACCTGACTTTGCAGTCAGATGGATGGATCAAGAAGACCATGGGGGCGGTCGGCCTTCGCACCGTCATGGAATTGCGTGGAACGCCGGTTCATACCCTGGACACTGCACCATCGGACAAACACACCACCTGCTGCTCGCGTTCGTTCGGAGAATCTGTCACCGAATTCCAACAGGTCCATGATGCAGTGCTGACCTTCGCCAGCCGGGCAGCGGAGAAAATTCGTGGAGACGGACTGGTGGCCGGTGCGGTGCAGGTGTTCGCCTACACCGACCGGTTCCGCCCCGACCAGCCACAATTTTCCCTGAATGCCATGATCCGTCTTTCGCCGCCGACTTCATCCACGCCGCACATCATTGGGGCGGCTTTGAAGGGGCTGAAATCAGCATGGCGTGACGGCTACGCTTACAAGAAGGCCGGGGTGATCATGCTGGATTTGGTCCGCCCCGAAGACATCCCGCGTGACCTGTTTTCACCACCACCAGAATCAGGTGCACGGCCAACGGCGTTGATGGCTGCGGTAGATGGCATCAACGGAAAGATGGGCAAAGGGGCTGTCGGATTCGGGTTGGTTCCCGACGACGCACCGTGGAAGATGCGATGCAGCAACCGAACCCCGAGCTTCACGACCAGTTGGGACGACATACCGGTGGTTAAGGCGTGA
- a CDS encoding GDCCVxC domain-containing (seleno)protein, translating into MNDICGHDKGDDVLAKTAIILQSKITCPHCGHHEVEVMPSDACQFFYDCKGCGIVLRPKPGDCCVFCSYGSVPCPPIQADKSCGCG; encoded by the coding sequence GTGAACGACATCTGCGGCCACGATAAGGGGGACGATGTGCTGGCCAAAACCGCGATTATTCTCCAATCCAAGATCACCTGCCCCCATTGCGGCCACCACGAGGTGGAGGTGATGCCGAGCGACGCATGCCAGTTTTTCTATGATTGCAAAGGGTGCGGCATTGTTCTGCGACCCAAGCCCGGCGATTGCTGCGTGTTCTGCTCCTATGGTTCGGTGCCGTGTCCGCCGATCCAGGCCGACAAATCATGCGGCTGTGGCTGA
- a CDS encoding helix-turn-helix transcriptional regulator yields the protein MTSLNDLKAKMLADPEVKAEYDRLAPEFEIAETLIRARQRAGLSQAELAKRMGTTQSVVARLESGRSLPSSTSLARFAAATGSRLHVELLPGR from the coding sequence ATGACCAGCCTGAATGACCTCAAGGCTAAAATGCTGGCTGATCCCGAGGTGAAGGCCGAATATGACCGTCTCGCCCCAGAGTTCGAGATTGCGGAAACCCTTATCCGTGCCCGTCAACGGGCTGGTCTATCTCAGGCCGAACTTGCGAAGAGAATGGGTACCACCCAGTCCGTGGTAGCACGGCTGGAAAGTGGCCGTTCCCTTCCTTCATCGACTTCACTGGCACGCTTCGCCGCCGCCACAGGAAGCCGCCTTCATGTTGAGCTACTTCCTGGCCGGTGA
- a CDS encoding recombinase family protein, translating to MFYGYARCSSTDQSLDIQIDALKAAGCQIIRSEKISGTSRDGRRELETLLEFLREGDVLVVTRIDRLARSIGDLQDIIKVLKERGASLKATEQPFDTGDIYGALTINLLGVFAQFETELRRERQIEGIRRAKKNHPERYRGRPPKIDAGKVRWLKDQGFSVAAISKELGIARTSVYRSLDVIS from the coding sequence ATGTTTTACGGATATGCCCGCTGCTCTTCTACAGATCAATCCCTCGACATCCAGATTGATGCCTTGAAGGCTGCCGGTTGCCAGATCATCAGATCGGAAAAGATCAGCGGCACGAGTCGTGATGGTCGCCGGGAACTGGAAACCCTGCTGGAGTTCCTTCGCGAAGGGGATGTTCTGGTCGTCACCCGGATCGACCGGCTGGCCCGATCCATCGGCGACCTCCAGGACATCATCAAGGTACTGAAGGAAAGGGGAGCCAGCTTGAAGGCCACCGAGCAGCCGTTCGACACGGGCGACATCTACGGTGCATTGACCATCAATCTGCTCGGGGTGTTCGCCCAGTTCGAGACCGAGCTTCGGCGGGAACGACAGATCGAAGGAATCCGGCGGGCGAAGAAGAATCACCCTGAACGGTACCGTGGACGCCCTCCGAAGATCGACGCTGGTAAAGTTCGGTGGCTCAAGGATCAAGGATTCAGTGTTGCGGCCATCAGCAAGGAACTGGGCATCGCTCGCACATCGGTTTATCGGTCATTGGACGTGATTAGCTGA